The Alkalihalobacillus sp. TS-13 genomic interval ACGATAAGTCCTGAAACCATCCCGATCCGTCCTGGCACAAGTTCCTGTGCATAGACAACCGTTACGGAAAAACTCGTATTGAGGATGAACCCGATCAAAAAGAAAAGTGGAATAACCAAAATCAATCCCACGTGCGGCAATATTAGAGCAAGAGGTGCAGTCCCTGCCAATGACCAGAAAATCATGTTCCGCTTTCCAAGCCTATCAGCTAATGGACCTCCCAAAAAGGTTCCCAGGACTCCTGCTGCCAAGAAAATGAACAGATAGATTTGCGCTTGCCTGATCGACAATCCATAATCATCAATCAAATAAAATTGATAATAGTTTCCGATTCCAGAAAAATACCATGAACGGGCAAATACAAGGAATATCAAGATGATCATCGCGAAAACGACTTTCTTTTTCCGTTTAACATGGATGTTTTTCTTTTGTTTGGTTTTTGACACTCTAGGAAAATTCACCAACTGTTTGCTGTACCATCCAGATACATAAAACAAGACGAAAATTGCAACTGCCGCAAACGAAGTGAACCATACCGCACCGAATTGTCCAAGTGGTACAAAGACAAGGGCTGTCATAATTGGTGCGAGAGAAGTCCCTGTATTCCCTCCCACTTGATAGATCGATTGCGCAAGTCCTCTTCTGTTTCCTGCTGCCATATAAGCAACCCGTGAACCTTCTGGGTG includes:
- a CDS encoding MFS transporter, which encodes MAVETAKTSVQKPAATVYSILFMISFVHLLNDSMQAVIPAIFPILERSMGLSFTQLGWIAFTLNMTSSVMQPVVGWYTDRSTSPYLLPLGMGASLAGMLGIAFADSFAFIILSVIGIGLGSAVFHPEGSRVAYMAAGNRRGLAQSIYQVGGNTGTSLAPIMTALVFVPLGQFGAVWFTSFAAVAIFVLFYVSGWYSKQLVNFPRVSKTKQKKNIHVKRKKKVVFAMIILIFLVFARSWYFSGIGNYYQFYLIDDYGLSIRQAQIYLFIFLAAGVLGTFLGGPLADRLGKRNMIFWSLAGTAPLALILPHVGLILVIPLFFLIGFILNTSFSVTVVYAQELVPGRIGMVSGLIVGLAFGMGALGSVLLGKMADLTSISFTMFAISFLPLLGLFTMLLPKDETLEKWAE